One window from the genome of Amycolatopsis sp. NBC_01480 encodes:
- a CDS encoding glycine--tRNA ligase, with protein MPANTIETVVSLCKRRGFVFPSGEIYGGTRSAWDYGPLGVELKDNIKRQWWKTMVQGREDVVGLDSSVILPRQVWVASGHVNVFTDPLIECLSCHKRFRADQLAEEYSERTGKETSEDDLSDVPCPNCGTRGKYTEPRDFNMMLKTYLGPVESEEGLAYLRPETAQGIFVNFNNVQQASRKKPPFGIGQVGKSFRNEITPGNFIFRTREFEQMEMEFFVEPGEDETWHQYWIDTRTEWYKDLGIKAENLRHFEHPKEKLSHYAKRTVDIEYRFAFNAGQEWGELEGIANRTDFDLTTHSNHSGVDLSFFDQASGQRYRPFVIEPAAGVGRSMMAFLVDAYEEEEVPNAKGGMDKRTVLHLDPRLAPYKAAVLPLSRNADLSPKARDLAATLRKHWNVDFDDAQAIGRRYRRQDEIGTPYCVTVDFDTLEDNAVTIRERDSMKQERIAIDQVESYLGARLIGC; from the coding sequence GTGCCCGCCAACACCATCGAAACCGTCGTCAGTCTGTGCAAGCGCCGTGGCTTCGTCTTCCCGTCGGGGGAGATCTACGGCGGCACCAGGTCGGCGTGGGACTACGGGCCGCTCGGCGTGGAGCTGAAGGACAACATCAAGCGCCAGTGGTGGAAGACCATGGTGCAGGGCCGCGAGGACGTGGTCGGCCTCGACTCGTCGGTCATCCTGCCGCGCCAGGTCTGGGTCGCCTCCGGTCACGTGAACGTGTTCACCGACCCGCTGATCGAGTGCCTTTCGTGCCACAAGCGGTTCCGTGCCGACCAGCTCGCCGAGGAGTACTCGGAGCGCACCGGCAAGGAGACCTCGGAGGACGACCTGTCCGACGTGCCGTGCCCGAACTGCGGCACCCGCGGCAAGTACACCGAGCCGCGCGACTTCAACATGATGCTGAAGACCTACCTCGGCCCGGTCGAGTCCGAGGAGGGCCTGGCCTATCTCCGCCCGGAGACGGCGCAGGGCATCTTCGTGAACTTCAACAACGTGCAGCAGGCCTCGCGCAAGAAGCCGCCGTTCGGCATCGGCCAGGTCGGCAAGTCCTTCCGCAACGAGATCACGCCGGGCAACTTCATCTTCCGCACGCGTGAGTTCGAGCAGATGGAGATGGAGTTCTTCGTCGAGCCGGGCGAGGACGAGACCTGGCACCAGTACTGGATCGACACGCGCACCGAGTGGTACAAGGACCTCGGCATCAAGGCCGAGAACCTGCGCCATTTCGAGCACCCGAAGGAAAAGCTCTCGCACTACGCGAAGCGCACCGTCGACATCGAGTACCGCTTCGCGTTCAACGCGGGCCAGGAGTGGGGCGAGCTGGAAGGCATCGCCAACCGCACCGACTTCGACCTGACCACGCACTCGAACCACTCGGGCGTGGACCTGTCGTTCTTCGACCAGGCTTCGGGCCAGCGCTACCGCCCGTTCGTGATCGAGCCGGCGGCGGGCGTGGGCCGTTCGATGATGGCGTTCCTCGTCGACGCGTACGAGGAAGAAGAGGTCCCGAACGCCAAGGGCGGCATGGACAAGCGAACGGTCCTGCACCTGGACCCGCGCCTCGCGCCGTACAAGGCGGCCGTCCTGCCGCTCTCGCGCAACGCCGACCTCTCGCCCAAGGCCCGCGACCTCGCGGCCACCTTGCGCAAGCACTGGAACGTCGACTTCGACGACGCCCAGGCCATCGGCCGCCGCTACCGCCGCCAGGACGAAATCGGCACCCCGTACTGCGTCACCGTGGACTTCGACACCCTCGAAGACAACGCAGTCACCATCCGCGAACGCGACAGCATGAAGCAGGAACGCATCGCGATCGACCAGGTGGAGTCCTACCTGGGCGCGCGGCTGATCGGCTGCTGA
- a CDS encoding class F sortase: protein MQGTQEQAVTGSRRWVRLAIGAAVVAALATGCGQADQVAGPAPSATSQQAPAAQGGQQPQADPGKTPGTVRLPAGGSAKLVAEDVGADGALVIPQSLDEAAWWGSGLGADKGVTLFSGHVNWKGKTGPFNQLWQVKAGQVVTVTDTAGAQWGYRVDDVRTIHKSGLAAESEKLFSPDGPHRLVLVTCGGDYVGGTEGYDDNRVATAELVTRP, encoded by the coding sequence ATGCAGGGGACACAGGAACAGGCCGTGACGGGCTCGCGGCGGTGGGTGCGGCTGGCCATCGGGGCCGCGGTGGTGGCTGCGCTGGCCACCGGGTGCGGGCAGGCCGACCAGGTCGCCGGCCCGGCGCCGTCGGCGACGTCGCAGCAAGCGCCCGCCGCCCAGGGCGGGCAGCAGCCCCAGGCCGATCCCGGCAAGACCCCCGGCACGGTCCGCCTGCCCGCCGGCGGCAGCGCGAAGCTGGTGGCCGAGGACGTCGGCGCCGACGGGGCGCTGGTCATCCCGCAGAGCCTCGACGAGGCCGCGTGGTGGGGCTCCGGGCTCGGCGCGGACAAGGGCGTCACGCTGTTCTCCGGGCACGTCAACTGGAAGGGCAAGACCGGCCCGTTCAACCAGCTGTGGCAGGTGAAGGCGGGCCAGGTCGTGACCGTCACGGACACCGCGGGCGCGCAGTGGGGCTACCGGGTCGACGACGTGCGCACGATCCACAAGTCGGGCCTCGCCGCGGAGTCGGAGAAGCTGTTTTCCCCCGACGGCCCGCACCGGCTGGTGCTCGTCACCTGCGGCGGCGACTACGTCGGCGGCACCGAGGGCTACGACGACAACCGCGTCGCCACGGCCGAGCTAGTGACCCGGCCCTGA
- a CDS encoding class F sortase produces the protein MRRALTVLCSVVAVLALAAGVVVLTWAPAPAPVAAAAEPPPGSLPGEDGAPAVLPADNSPVGQQRPGTVQLPDGSEARLVRTEVTRDGVLPIPRGLGDAAWWGARLGAEQGAAVLSGHVNWAGTKGPFDVLWRIRTGDNVSIVDSAGGRWLYRVTGAVTVGKGQLPAQAPQWFAQSGPHRLVLVTCGGDYVGGSEGYDENRIVTANLVSRPD, from the coding sequence GTGCGCCGCGCGCTCACCGTGCTGTGCTCGGTGGTCGCCGTGCTCGCGCTGGCCGCGGGCGTGGTGGTGCTGACGTGGGCCCCCGCGCCGGCGCCGGTAGCGGCGGCCGCCGAGCCCCCGCCCGGCTCGCTGCCCGGCGAGGACGGCGCGCCCGCCGTGCTGCCCGCCGACAACTCCCCGGTGGGGCAGCAGCGGCCCGGAACCGTCCAGCTGCCGGACGGTTCCGAGGCGCGGCTGGTGCGCACCGAGGTGACCCGTGACGGCGTGCTGCCGATCCCGCGCGGGCTCGGCGACGCCGCGTGGTGGGGCGCCCGGCTCGGCGCCGAACAAGGCGCTGCCGTGCTGTCCGGCCACGTCAACTGGGCCGGCACGAAAGGGCCGTTCGACGTCCTCTGGCGGATCCGCACCGGGGACAACGTGAGCATCGTCGACTCCGCCGGCGGCCGGTGGCTCTACCGCGTGACCGGCGCCGTGACCGTCGGGAAGGGGCAGCTGCCCGCGCAGGCCCCGCAGTGGTTCGCGCAGAGTGGCCCGCACCGCTTGGTGCTCGTCACCTGCGGCGGGGACTACGTCGGCGGCAGCGAGGGCTACGACGAGAACCGGATCGTGACAGCGAACCTGGTCTCGCGCCCGGACTGA
- a CDS encoding ArsR/SmtB family transcription factor — MATATSGALSAGPIPPEAEPHSPGRPAAAPLGASAGILADAGDLLRALAAPVRIAIVLQLQESDRCVHELVDALEVAQPLISQHLRVLKTAGVVEGERRGREVVYRLVDDHLAHIVVDAVAHVQEGK; from the coding sequence ATGGCCACGGCGACTTCGGGCGCTCTCTCGGCCGGCCCGATCCCACCGGAGGCCGAGCCGCACTCGCCCGGACGCCCCGCCGCCGCCCCGCTCGGCGCGTCGGCCGGCATCCTCGCCGACGCCGGCGACCTGTTGCGCGCGCTGGCCGCGCCGGTCCGGATCGCGATCGTCCTGCAGCTGCAGGAGTCGGACCGGTGCGTGCACGAGCTGGTCGACGCCCTCGAGGTCGCGCAGCCGCTGATCAGCCAGCACCTGCGCGTGCTGAAGACCGCGGGCGTGGTGGAGGGCGAGCGGCGCGGCCGTGAGGTCGTGTACCGCCTGGTGGACGACCACCTGGCCCACATCGTCGTCGACGCGGTCGCCCACGTGCAGGAAGGAAAATGA
- a CDS encoding Fur family transcriptional regulator, with protein MTMTSAPAPVPGRRSTKQRTAVVDLLNTVDDFRSAQELHDELRKRGDGIGLTTVYRTLQSLSEAGEIDVLRTDSGEAIYRRCSSHHHHHLVCRVCGRTVEVEGPAVERWAEKIASENGFSEISHTVEITGTCAEHGGTR; from the coding sequence ATGACGATGACCTCGGCTCCGGCCCCGGTGCCCGGCCGCCGCTCGACCAAGCAGCGCACGGCGGTGGTGGATCTGCTCAACACCGTCGACGACTTCCGCTCGGCCCAGGAACTGCACGACGAGCTGCGCAAGCGCGGCGACGGCATCGGCCTGACCACCGTCTACCGCACCCTGCAGTCGCTCTCCGAGGCCGGCGAGATCGACGTGCTGCGCACCGATTCGGGCGAGGCCATCTACCGCCGCTGCTCCTCGCACCACCACCATCACCTGGTCTGCCGCGTGTGCGGCCGCACGGTGGAGGTGGAGGGCCCCGCCGTGGAGCGCTGGGCCGAGAAGATCGCCTCGGAGAACGGGTTCTCCGAGATCAGCCACACGGTCGAGATCACCGGCACCTGCGCCGAGCACGGCGGCACCCGCTAG